The nucleotide sequence CGGACTCCGCCTTCGGCATCGGACGGCGTCTTGGTGACGATTGGGAGCGCCTGTTTAGTGCCGGTTCGGTGGTGCTTGAGCCGGAGGCGTATCCGCCGCCGGAGCGAATCCGGGCGGCGTTCAGCATCGCGCTGAACCGGTTTCTGGAACAGCTCGGCCAGACCGAGGATGACACCGTCCTGATGCGTCGTCGACGCGGTGGGCCGATGACGCTGCTGGAGCAGGTGCTGGTCCTCATCTACCACGAGGGCGAGCACGCGAGCAGCATCGGTACGCTGATCCGCTGCTTTGCCAAGGCTGATGGGGTCGCGATCCCCGGCGATAGCGCTGGCAGCCCGGCAGCGGATGCGACGCCGGCCTAGCTACGCCGAGGGCATTTCCTCAAGGACCGGGTCGGTCTGCGCGGGAGCGGGCTCTGCGTCGTCCGGCTGCGCCGCCTCGCCCCGCACGAGGCCGGTCAGGCCGATCAGTCCGCCGACGAGCGCGACGGCGGCCATCGACAGGAACGTCAGTCGTACGCCGATGCGCGGCATCAGGACGATGACCGGCACGAACGTGCCAACCAGTGAGCCGATCGTTCCGAGTGCGTAGATCGCTCCGGTCGATCGGCCGGCCGAGCCAACGCGCGGAATCACCAACCGGATGGCGGACGGCGTGATGATGCCGAGCAGGAACGGCGGCAGCGTAATCAGCAGCAGCACCGAGAAGAACAGCCCGGCGCGGAGACCACCGGCGTTGAATGTCCATTCCTGAATCTGATCGACAATCGGGCGACCGACGAAGGCGAGCCCGACGGTCCATAGCCCGGTAACCAGCAGGCAGACGGCGATGATGCGGTGGCTGGGATGGCGGTCGATCAAGCGGCCGCCGACGGTGTAACCGAGCGACAGGAATGCGAAGGTCAGGCCAATCACGATCGACCACAGGTCGTTCGTCGTGCCAAATGCCGGTGCGAGCAGGCGCTCGGCGGTCAGCTCGACGCCCAGCCCGACGACACCAGCCAGCACAACGCCGAGGCGAGCATATGCCTGAATCGTCATCGGGCGTCCGTTCGTTGCTGGGCAGCTGCGTGATGGGTCATCAGTTCGGTCGTCACCTGGTCTCGTTTCTGGTGTGCGCTATCCATCGGCCAGTACCTGGCGCATCCGCTCCAGCGCAGTCTCAAGGCGTTCGAGTGAGTTGGCGTAGGACAGTCGGAGATAGCCTCGGCCGGCTGCGCCGAAGGCAGCGCCATCCAGCACCGCGACGCCGCCCTCGTTCAGCAGTCGATCCGCGATCGCTGCCGAATCGCCGATCTGCGAGACGTTCGGAAATGCGTAGAACGCACCGGCCGGCATCTGACAAGTGATGCCGGGGATCGCGTTCAGCCCGGCGACGACCACGTCGCGGCGGCGGTGGAACTCGGCGACCATCGTATCGACCGCTGCCTGACTGCCGGTCAGCGCAGTTACGCCCGCTATCTGGGTGAAACCCGGGACGCAGGAGTGGCAGTTCACCGCCAGCCGCGTCACCTGCTCGGCCAGCGCGACCGGCATGACGCCGTAGCCGAGCCGCCAGCCGGTCATGGCATACGTCTTCGAGAAGCCGTCGAGGATGATCGTCTGCTCAGCCATGCCGGGGCGTGAGGTGATGCTCTCGAACGCGCCGTCGTAGACCATACGCGAGTAGATCTCGTCGGACAGCACCATGATGCCGCGCTCGGCGGCCATCTGGGCGATCTCGTCGAGCGCAGGTCCGGGGATCACGCCGCCGGTCGGGTTGTGCGGCGAGTTCAGGATAATCAGCTTCGTTCGGTCACTGATGAGTCCACGCAGTGTGTCCGGATCGACGGCAAAGCCATCCCCCTCGCGCAGCGTCAGCGGCACAGCCCGCGCCCCCGCGAACTCGACGGCCGAGGCATAGATCGGGAAGCCGGGATCGGGACAGATGACCTCATCGCCGGGACCGGCTAGCGCCAGGATGACGAAGAACATGACCGGCTTGCCGCCTGGAGTCACGACGACCTGCTGCGGCTCGACGGTAATGCCGCGCGTCTGACTGACATAATCGGCAATCGTCTGGCGCAGTTCGGGCAATCCGGCA is from Thermomicrobiales bacterium and encodes:
- a CDS encoding DinB family protein, which translates into the protein MADERMALELLESQLRQVRSWTRELIAGMPDEWMHRRVDWTDCTIAWHMGHLAWEQDVFADSAFGIGRRLGDDWERLFSAGSVVLEPEAYPPPERIRAAFSIALNRFLEQLGQTEDDTVLMRRRRGGPMTLLEQVLVLIYHEGEHASSIGTLIRCFAKADGVAIPGDSAGSPAADATPA
- a CDS encoding fused MFS/spermidine synthase gives rise to the protein MTIQAYARLGVVLAGVVGLGVELTAERLLAPAFGTTNDLWSIVIGLTFAFLSLGYTVGGRLIDRHPSHRIIAVCLLVTGLWTVGLAFVGRPIVDQIQEWTFNAGGLRAGLFFSVLLLITLPPFLLGIITPSAIRLVIPRVGSAGRSTGAIYALGTIGSLVGTFVPVIVLMPRIGVRLTFLSMAAVALVGGLIGLTGLVRGEAAQPDDAEPAPAQTDPVLEEMPSA
- a CDS encoding pyridoxal phosphate-dependent aminotransferase: MSRLGTESAFDVLMRARALEAQGRDVIHLEIGEPDFDTPEHIVQAGIDALRRGDTHYTPAAGLPELRQTIADYVSQTRGITVEPQQVVVTPGGKPVMFFVILALAGPGDEVICPDPGFPIYASAVEFAGARAVPLTLREGDGFAVDPDTLRGLISDRTKLIILNSPHNPTGGVIPGPALDEIAQMAAERGIMVLSDEIYSRMVYDGAFESITSRPGMAEQTIILDGFSKTYAMTGWRLGYGVMPVALAEQVTRLAVNCHSCVPGFTQIAGVTALTGSQAAVDTMVAEFHRRRDVVVAGLNAIPGITCQMPAGAFYAFPNVSQIGDSAAIADRLLNEGGVAVLDGAAFGAAGRGYLRLSYANSLERLETALERMRQVLADG